A segment of the Desulfurococcus mucosus DSM 2162 genome:
GAGAGCATGAGCCATGGGTCTCCGCCTTGCTTGCCAAGCGCCCCCTGCTCGGTGTATTGTTAAGCTAGATGAGCCTCACTAGCTTAGCCAGCTTGTCGGCCAACTCATCCATATTGACATCGTAGAAAACCAGCTTCTTAAGCGTGGAGCGGTGACCGTACACTATATCGATCCTTGAGACCGGTATCTTCAGCTCCCTTGAGAAAAACTTCACCAGGGCTGCGTTCGCCCGCCCCCTCTCAGGAGGCTCAGAAGTATAGAATACTAGTTCATCCCCTTCCACGGTGAGAAAGTCCTCGGATTCACCTGGCTTAACTCTTATTGAGAGGATGATGCCATGGGAGGATTCAGTGAGATGTTTAAGGATTGTTTCACGTATTTTCTCAAACAACTGGGTCAACTGTATCCCCGTTTCTAACTCTATGCCTGCATCCGGGATAAAAGTCTTTTCTTCCCTGTGTTCCCCGTGAGCAGTGTACATGTGAAAACATGAGGGCCCTAGGGCGGAGAAATCAATCTATAAAGCATCGTCAACGAGTGGTTGGATCACTCTTCAACACCTCTATAAGAGCCCTGGTGTCAGCCTCTATCTTCAGCCCCCTGGGGTCGAAATGAGTGCGGGATGCCTTGATGCCAATAGACCTTAATGTATCTATTAGTTCCTCGTACTTAGGCATATTCCTGCCTAGGATAGAGCACAGCTTATCTACTCTCACATATGGGTTGTTTAACTCCACCTCGTTTTTAAGCATGCTGAGGATCCTCCTGGTGTCCTTTGTAAGCCAGTTGACGCTGCCTGCTTCGTCATGCAGCCTGTTAACGAAGTCTTTATCGCCTAATCCACATATCCATATTTTACCTATGGGAACGGGTTTCTCGCCACTCATGCAGGTGACGTCGTTGAGGTCGCTGAGTGTTTTCACATACCCTCTCTCAAGGGTTGAAGGACAATACCATATGTATCCGAGGCACTCTGTTGATAACCTGTATGCCTCGCCCGCATTCCTCCTGGTCTCCAGGAAGACCCTGTAGTAATGTCTATGCATGAAGACGAGTAGTGGCTTAACGGATGTGTCGAGGGCTGCTGCCCGCTTAAATATATATGTGATAAGGAGCCTGGCCCCTATCTCCTTCTCGAAATCCGTGTCGACGCATGTGAACCAGTACCTTCTCAGGGTCTTCCTGAAGTGGCTGCAGGTGAGAGGTGCCGTATCTGTAGCTGAGACGCCTATCACAGCCTTCTTGGCAAGGGGCTTAAACACGGAGTCCAGGAAGGGGGCGGGCGACCCGTAGGGGTCTAGGTCTACATAGTCGAAAGGTATGCCCGTGAACGTTAAATTGTTGAGTAGTACGTTAGCCTCCTGAGAGTAGACTTCCACCTTTCCGTTTCCGAGCTTATTCAACTGAATATTCTTCCTAATGTAGTAGACGGCCCGTGGATCCACGTCATTTACTATTCCTTCACCACCGCTCTCCACCGCTATGCGGATGCCTCGAACACCTGTGCCTGCCAAGGAGTCTATGAAGGTGAATCCATGTGAGCCATGGAGAACCCTCAGCACAAGGACTGTTGCATCCCTGCTCACCACTGCAGATGGATTATAGAAGACTGGCATCCATGCTGGCTCAATCCTGCCATCAGGCCTCGTGTATTCCTCCATCCTTGGGACAGCGAGCTTCACTAAACCCTCTGTGACCACCTCTTCACGGGGGTTAATCAAGGCCGTCACCCTGAACGCGTTGGGGAGTCGCCTCTAAGGATTACGTCGGCTATCTGCTTTACACGAGACCCCATGATCTCCCTGTTCTCCACCGTGATCACGATCCGCTCAGCGTCTTCAAGCCTGCCGAGTATCTCCCGGTCACTCAACCTGTAGTGCACGACTAGCACTACGGGTTTCCCTGATTCAAGGGCTTCGAGAATCAAGGG
Coding sequences within it:
- a CDS encoding DUF167 domain-containing protein, which translates into the protein MTQLFEKIRETILKHLTESSHGIILSIRVKPGESEDFLTVEGDELVFYTSEPPERGRANAALVKFFSRELKIPVSRIDIVYGHRSTLKKLVFYDVNMDELADKLAKLVRLI
- a CDS encoding RsmD family RNA methyltransferase codes for the protein MTALINPREEVVTEGLVKLAVPRMEEYTRPDGRIEPAWMPVFYNPSAVVSRDATVLVLRVLHGSHGFTFIDSLAGTGVRGIRIAVESGGEGIVNDVDPRAVYYIRKNIQLNKLGNGKVEVYSQEANVLLNNLTFTGIPFDYVDLDPYGSPAPFLDSVFKPLAKKAVIGVSATDTAPLTCSHFRKTLRRYWFTCVDTDFEKEIGARLLITYIFKRAAALDTSVKPLLVFMHRHYYRVFLETRRNAGEAYRLSTECLGYIWYCPSTLERGYVKTLSDLNDVTCMSGEKPVPIGKIWICGLGDKDFVNRLHDEAGSVNWLTKDTRRILSMLKNEVELNNPYVRVDKLCSILGRNMPKYEELIDTLRSIGIKASRTHFDPRGLKIEADTRALIEVLKSDPTTR